The Atribacter laminatus genome contains the following window.
CCGGTTCGATGGCTATCCCATGTTTTTTTAAAGAATCTTTAAAACCTAATAATTTATCATGGAAAGAATAAAACTCGAGAGGCCCAACTATGATGGCAATTTTGATATGACCTAAACTGATCAGATAGTCGGTAACTTTATATAAACCACCATAATTATCGACTAAAATACGATAGGGAGCGCTACGGTATCTTCCAACCACAACAACAGTGTGACCCTTTAAAATCAGGTCTTTTATCAGCTGCTCACGAACCGGTATCCCAGCAATAATAATCCCATCGACTATTCTCTGATTGCTATAAAAAGGAAAACCTTTTCCATCTCTTATCCCTTGATAATCAGTGTGATTGATCGTTTTCAGCAATAAACTTTCATTTTGTTCATCTACTACTTCTCCGATTCCTTTTAATATTTCAAATAAAAGGAAATTGTCGAACAAAGATCCATAGTAGGATTCAGAAATAAGGGCACCAACAATGCCCAGGCGTTCGCTATGGCTCCCCAGCCGTTTGGCAAATTCGCTTGGTGAAAAGTTTAGCTTTTTAATAATTTCTAAAACCATCTGACGAGTTTCTGGGGAAACCCAAGATTTGTTGTTCAGAACTCTCGAGACCGTTGCCTTGGAAACCCCGGCTTTTTTGGCTACTTCTTCAATAGTTATTTTCATATTCTTTCCTGTAACACCCTGTTATAATTCCTGAAAACGCTTTCAGTATTTTTATTGTAATTATTCTTTAGAAAAAATCAAGGGCAGGTTGAAGTCGGTTTTGATAAAGAAAATTTTAGGAGGGTAGACATTCAAGTCATTTGGTAGCACTAGATGAAGATGAAAACAAAGATTCGACATGCCATGGCATGTCGCTACATTAAATGAAGATCTGGCTAGGTTAATCCTGCCTGTGGATTTACAGGGTAAATTACTAAAGATCTTTGGTTTCAGCTGGTGCGAGAGAGGGGAGTTGAACCCCTACGGATCTCTCCACTGGATCCTAAGTCCAGCGCGTCTGCCATTCCGCCACTCTCGCACTTTTTCACTCAACTATTATACTAATTTTTTTTCAATCAGCAATTCAGCAATTTGAATAGCGTTAAGAGCTGCCCCTTTGCGGATTTGATCGCCTACTGACCAGAGAGTTAACCCGTTCGGGCAGGAAATATCTTCTCGAATTCGCCCCACATAACAATTATCTTTTCCGGATACCAACCAGGGCATGGGATAGACTCGATTGGCTGGATCGTCCTGTACGGTGACACCCGGAAAAGCCGAAAGAAGCTCGATTGCCTTATCTCGGGTAATCTTCTTCTCAGTTTCAATATTCACCGATACCGAATGGGCACGGAGCACCGGAACCCGGACACAGGTCGCTGTTATCTGTAAATCAGGTTCGCCCATGATTTTTCGAGTTTCCCAAACCATTTTCATTTCCTCTTTGCTATAAAAATTATCTAGAAATACGTCTACCTGAGGTATGAGATTAAAAGCAATTTGATAAGGAAAAACTCCCGCTACCATTTCTCGACCAAAAGCGTACTCTTTTACTTGATCTTCTAGTTCCTGCATCGCTTTAGCACCAGCGCCCGAAGCCGCTTGATAGCTCGATGCTACCACTCTTTTAATTCTTCCATAATCGTGAAGCGGTTTCAAAGGAACAATCGTGACAATTGTCGTGCAATTTGGATTGGCAATAATATTTTTCTTTCTAAAATCGACAATGGCACCGGGATTCACTTCCGGAATAATCAAAGGCACATCGGGGTCCTGACGAAATGCCGATGAATTATCAATAACGATACACCCCTCTTGACCAGCGAGAGGAGCAAATTCCTTACTAATCGATGCTCCAGCGCTAAACAATGCGAAGTCCATTCCTTGAAAACTTTCCGTTGACAGAATCTCGACCGGGATCTTTTCTCCACGAAAAGTAACGATCTTTCCTACCGATCGCTGCGATGCCAACGGTTTTAATTGTTTAACCGGAAAATTTCTTTCTTCAAGAATTTTTAACATTTCCTGGCCAACTGCTCCGGTTACTCCGGCTACCGCGACATTATAGCTCTTCATGGATAGAGACCTCCTCATCTTCGATGAATTCTTTATGAAGCGCTTGAACAGCTTCATTGATACTCGAATTGGGAATTAAACATGATATCCTCAAATTCGAGGTACTGATCATATCAATATTAATCTCCTGCTCAGAAAGAACGTGGAACATTCGATAGGCTATATTGGGATCGCTGGCAATACCCGCTCCAACGATAGAAATCTTTGCTACTGCTTCATCCAGTTTGACCCCTTTGAATTGAACCTTCCGGCTTAAATTGTCCACCACTTTTTTTAAGCGATTATCATCTTCTCGAGATATAACAAAAGCTACGTCTTTTTTATCTTCTCGACCTTCGCTTTGAATAATCATATCCACCGAAACCGAGCAATCAGCCAACTCTTTAAAAATAAGGGCAGCAATGCCTGGCCGATCGGGAACTTCCAGAAAAACCACTTTGATAACATTTCCATTATGGGTAATCGCTCTCACTTTGACGTCTTCCATCGATCGCATTTTTTCCACCCACGTCCCTTCTTCTTGAGAAAAAGTACTCCGTACCTGGACTTTTACTCCATAGACCTGAGAAAAGTCCACAGAACGAATTTGGAGAACCTTGGCACCTAAATTCGCCATCTCGGACATTTCATCATAGGATATCCGA
Protein-coding sequences here:
- a CDS encoding LacI family DNA-binding transcriptional regulator gives rise to the protein MKITIEEVAKKAGVSKATVSRVLNNKSWVSPETRQMVLEIIKKLNFSPSEFAKRLGSHSERLGIVGALISESYYGSLFDNFLLFEILKGIGEVVDEQNESLLLKTINHTDYQGIRDGKGFPFYSNQRIVDGIIIAGIPVREQLIKDLILKGHTVVVVGRYRSAPYRILVDNYGGLYKVTDYLISLGHIKIAIIVGPLEFYSFHDKLLGFKDSLKKHGIAIEPEFIVEEQGDPTQGGYRGMEKILSLKERPSAVIATDMNQMAGVFRYLGEKKIRVPEDISIAGYRGEDINSIFPKSVTRIRIGERNIGRVAARMLYDVFNNLIGPRMDITLSTELIIGDTCKRMNNREVRIEL
- a CDS encoding aspartate-semialdehyde dehydrogenase, whose amino-acid sequence is MKSYNVAVAGVTGAVGQEMLKILEERNFPVKQLKPLASQRSVGKIVTFRGEKIPVEILSTESFQGMDFALFSAGASISKEFAPLAGQEGCIVIDNSSAFRQDPDVPLIIPEVNPGAIVDFRKKNIIANPNCTTIVTIVPLKPLHDYGRIKRVVASSYQAASGAGAKAMQELEDQVKEYAFGREMVAGVFPYQIAFNLIPQVDVFLDNFYSKEEMKMVWETRKIMGEPDLQITATCVRVPVLRAHSVSVNIETEKKITRDKAIELLSAFPGVTVQDDPANRVYPMPWLVSGKDNCYVGRIREDISCPNGLTLWSVGDQIRKGAALNAIQIAELLIEKKLV
- a CDS encoding aspartate kinase, with protein sequence MSLIVQKYGGSSVADLDKVKSVACRIKSYVDQGHRLVAVVSAMGKTTDRLMEMARDIHPSPPDRELDMLLSTGEQVSIALLSMALNALGQEAIALTGGQAGIHTSNFHTKAKIITIDPQRIFRHLNENKVVIVAGFQGMSSDYDITTLGRGGSDTTACALAAALSAEYCEIFTDVNGVFTADPRIVPRARKINRISYDEMSEMANLGAKVLQIRSVDFSQVYGVKVQVRSTFSQEEGTWVEKMRSMEDVKVRAITHNGNVIKVVFLEVPDRPGIAALIFKELADCSVSVDMIIQSEGREDKKDVAFVISREDDNRLKKVVDNLSRKVQFKGVKLDEAVAKISIVGAGIASDPNIAYRMFHVLSEQEINIDMISTSNLRISCLIPNSSINEAVQALHKEFIEDEEVSIHEEL